The following proteins are encoded in a genomic region of Roseofilum casamattae BLCC-M143:
- the ruvX gene encoding Holliday junction resolvase RuvX produces the protein MVISALGLDIGNKRIGVAGCDRLGLIATALTTIHRQSFDLDVALLQEIIEERDAEILIVGLPYLMDGNLGTQGIKVQKYMDRLQPVLKLPVEYVDERMSSIEAEEILRSLKRAPSRNKGLIDAQAAALILQRWLDNR, from the coding sequence ATCGTGATTTCAGCCCTGGGTTTGGATATTGGGAATAAACGGATTGGCGTGGCGGGATGCGATCGCCTGGGATTAATTGCCACGGCGTTAACCACCATTCACCGCCAATCCTTCGATCTCGATGTTGCCCTTCTCCAAGAAATTATCGAAGAGCGAGACGCAGAAATTCTCATTGTTGGATTGCCCTATCTAATGGATGGCAATTTGGGCACTCAGGGGATTAAAGTGCAGAAGTATATGGATCGCTTGCAACCGGTGTTGAAATTGCCGGTGGAGTATGTGGACGAGCGCATGAGTTCGATAGAAGCGGAAGAAATTTTGCGATCGCTCAAGCGCGCTCCCTCTCGCAATAAAGGACTGATTGACGCTCAAGCTGCGGCTCTGATTTTGCAGCGCTGGCTGGATAATCGCTAA
- a CDS encoding CO2 hydration protein, whose translation MSATINFPTTKLPPSNHKYAEIIHRLEAGGSMLPDTPENLMQIIGIYKAYAVPMDFYWRDLLYIAERVFLDPLPFFKYFLPKEYLDLPNHYAGETADYRIWQKGEASAHPELLEFMQKGEVKQKLPKLFHHLWHDRINMEFAEACMRAMLWHQGMGGRFYDYLESEEYLENCDRAIEAYFKSNPLMLGLYKLFPDMFYEKVRELSYYANLGQFWEVMAPVFFEMSDRYDAGEFKTVPDAMNFLVNGIFIAAGRPIYHHVYIGDECYEIIPKSKGFMWLYEAALPYVEAVFYRTSPFRGTKSYNAQARQVPAEQKDFHYGILYADVFPVGTAGIPPTLLMQDMMHFLPDYLLNYYREYCRGEDDILIQLGITFQRSMYNVTSAVLQALRVALLYPLDDPNPEHLQQNRQFFESQMDRFLRPEARLTDIQQQDYR comes from the coding sequence ATGTCTGCCACTATTAATTTTCCCACGACCAAACTCCCACCATCCAATCATAAATATGCTGAGATTATTCATCGCTTAGAAGCGGGCGGTTCCATGCTTCCCGATACCCCAGAAAATCTTATGCAAATAATCGGCATTTATAAAGCCTATGCCGTACCCATGGACTTCTACTGGCGAGACTTACTTTATATCGCCGAGCGCGTATTTCTCGATCCCCTACCCTTCTTTAAATACTTCCTACCGAAAGAGTATTTAGATCTGCCCAACCATTACGCCGGAGAAACTGCCGACTATCGCATTTGGCAAAAGGGAGAAGCCAGCGCGCACCCCGAGTTACTAGAATTTATGCAAAAGGGAGAAGTTAAGCAAAAACTTCCCAAACTCTTCCATCATTTATGGCACGATCGCATTAATATGGAATTTGCCGAAGCCTGTATGCGTGCCATGCTCTGGCATCAGGGAATGGGCGGCCGGTTTTATGACTATCTCGAAAGCGAGGAATATCTGGAAAATTGCGATCGCGCGATCGAAGCCTACTTCAAAAGCAATCCTCTCATGTTAGGCTTATACAAACTATTCCCAGATATGTTCTACGAAAAGGTGCGCGAACTCTCCTACTATGCCAACTTAGGACAATTCTGGGAAGTCATGGCTCCAGTATTCTTTGAAATGAGCGATCGCTATGACGCTGGCGAATTCAAAACCGTCCCCGATGCCATGAATTTCCTCGTCAATGGCATCTTTATCGCCGCCGGACGCCCCATTTATCACCATGTTTATATTGGCGATGAATGCTACGAAATCATTCCCAAATCGAAAGGTTTTATGTGGCTCTACGAAGCAGCACTTCCTTACGTCGAAGCTGTATTTTATCGCACTTCGCCCTTCCGAGGAACCAAATCTTATAACGCCCAAGCTCGACAAGTTCCCGCAGAGCAAAAAGACTTCCACTATGGCATTCTCTACGCCGATGTTTTCCCCGTCGGAACCGCCGGCATTCCGCCCACATTACTGATGCAAGACATGATGCATTTTCTCCCCGATTATTTATTAAACTATTACCGCGAATACTGCCGGGGCGAAGACGATATCTTAATTCAATTGGGTATTACTTTCCAGCGCTCCATGTATAACGTAACCTCTGCTGTCCTGCAAGCCTTGCGCGTTGCCTTACTCTATCCCTTAGACGATCCAAATCCCGAACATTTACAACAAAATCGGCAATTCTTTGAATCGCAAATGGATCGCTTTCTCCGTCCGGAAGCCAGGTTAACTGACATTCAACAACAAGATTATCGATAA
- a CDS encoding fasciclin domain-containing protein, producing MPNIVEIAVNNDGFQTLVTAVKVAGLVEALQQPGPLTVFAPNDDAFAKLLPGTVDSLVQNIPQLQRILKYHVVAGRYTAEQLQTMDSIPSLEGSPIAIRNRDPLEIKNATVLAADIEASNGIIHVIDTVILMG from the coding sequence ATGCCTAATATCGTCGAAATTGCCGTTAACAACGACGGTTTTCAAACCTTAGTCACCGCCGTCAAAGTTGCTGGATTAGTGGAAGCCTTGCAGCAACCAGGCCCCCTAACCGTGTTCGCTCCCAATGACGATGCCTTTGCCAAGTTATTACCGGGAACCGTGGATAGTTTGGTGCAAAATATTCCCCAACTGCAACGAATTCTAAAATATCACGTCGTTGCCGGTCGCTATACGGCAGAACAATTACAAACTATGGATAGTATTCCCTCTCTCGAAGGTTCCCCCATTGCCATTCGCAACCGAGATCCTTTAGAGATTAAAAATGCTACGGTTTTAGCTGCCGATATTGAAGCGAGTAATGGCATCATTCACGTTATCGACACCGTGATTTTAATGGGATAA
- a CDS encoding Uma2 family endonuclease: MTISPLPSIQMPSLNTWISASWSDFIRLADDPGSEKLKSYYNNGEMRFEPMSTGSDHSNDHALILFAITYFGATRTIPMTAKDGCSYRRTGSDEFQPDASYYIGEMADAIPWGTRVIDLDRYPLPTLAIEVSDTSLADDLGSKRLQYEELGIPEYWIVNVRAMEIIAFSISADGSTRRIRESQVLPGLNLAILEEALQRSRQENQSATTTWLMQQFQS; the protein is encoded by the coding sequence ATGACTATCTCTCCCCTACCCAGCATTCAAATGCCATCATTGAATACCTGGATTTCCGCATCCTGGTCGGACTTTATTCGTCTGGCTGACGATCCTGGCTCCGAGAAGCTGAAAAGCTACTACAATAACGGCGAGATGAGATTTGAACCTATGTCTACTGGCTCCGACCATTCCAATGACCACGCTTTAATTCTGTTTGCCATTACTTACTTCGGTGCCACTCGTACCATTCCAATGACAGCAAAAGATGGGTGTTCTTATCGCAGAACGGGGTCGGATGAGTTTCAACCGGATGCGTCATATTATATTGGGGAAATGGCGGATGCTATTCCTTGGGGAACGCGAGTTATTGACTTAGATCGATATCCGTTACCGACATTGGCGATCGAAGTTTCTGATACCTCTTTAGCCGATGACTTAGGAAGTAAACGGCTGCAATATGAGGAATTAGGAATTCCAGAATATTGGATCGTTAATGTACGAGCCATGGAAATTATTGCGTTTTCAATTAGTGCTGATGGTAGCACTCGACGTATCCGAGAATCGCAAGTCTTGCCGGGATTAAACTTAGCTATTCTAGAAGAAGCACTGCAACGGAGTCGCCAGGAAAATCAATCGGCAACTACCACTTGGTTAATGCAACAATTTCAAAGTTAG
- a CDS encoding lamin tail domain-containing protein translates to MSNLSGYVLDWVSADGGYRLWNFDPSTKDPLPGGAVQSGHWHTIRTGHQLIPIGNYVIDWVPADGGYRLWNFDPSSKDPLPDPAVQSGHWGSIRTGHQLIPIGDKYVLDWVPADGGYRLWNFDPSSKDPLPDPLVQSGHWGSIRTGHQLIPIGDKYVLDWVPADGGYRLWNFDPSSKDPLPDPAVQSGHWGSIRTGHQLIPIGDKYVLDWVPADGGYRLWNFDPSSKDPLPDPAVQSGHWGSIRTGHQLIPLLAQTVGEAKVVIATIMYKGEVKRTQADEYIEIANQGNGTADISSWKVISEGHKNEFVFPQGTSLTPSQSIRVYTNEIHPESGGFSFGSKTAMWNDRGHTGRLFDATGNEVSSYTYGG, encoded by the coding sequence ATGTCGAACCTCAGCGGTTATGTCCTCGATTGGGTCTCTGCAGATGGCGGCTATCGACTTTGGAATTTCGATCCCTCAACGAAAGACCCTCTTCCGGGAGGGGCAGTGCAAAGCGGACATTGGCACACCATCCGCACCGGGCATCAACTGATTCCCATAGGCAATTATGTCATCGACTGGGTTCCAGCCGATGGCGGTTATCGACTGTGGAATTTCGATCCCTCCAGTAAAGATCCTCTCCCAGACCCAGCAGTGCAAAGCGGACATTGGGGCAGCATTCGTACCGGGCATCAACTGATTCCCATCGGCGACAAGTATGTCCTCGACTGGGTTCCCGCAGATGGCGGTTATCGACTGTGGAATTTCGATCCCTCCAGTAAAGATCCTCTCCCAGACCCATTAGTGCAAAGCGGACATTGGGGCAGCATTCGTACCGGGCATCAACTGATTCCCATCGGCGACAAGTATGTCCTCGACTGGGTTCCGGCCGATGGTGGTTATCGACTGTGGAATTTCGACCCCTCCAGTAAAGATCCTCTCCCAGACCCGGCAGTGCAAAGCGGACATTGGGGCAGCATTCGTACCGGGCATCAACTGATTCCCATCGGCGACAAGTATGTCCTCGACTGGGTTCCGGCCGATGGCGGTTATCGACTGTGGAATTTCGACCCCTCCAGTAAAGATCCTCTCCCAGACCCGGCAGTGCAAAGCGGACATTGGGGCAGCATTCGTACCGGGCATCAACTGATTCCATTACTCGCTCAAACCGTTGGCGAGGCGAAAGTGGTTATTGCCACTATCATGTATAAGGGTGAAGTCAAACGAACTCAAGCGGATGAGTATATCGAGATTGCCAATCAAGGTAACGGTACTGCTGATATCTCCAGTTGGAAAGTAATATCAGAGGGACACAAGAACGAATTCGTTTTTCCTCAAGGTACTTCACTAACACCAAGTCAGAGCATCCGCGTGTATACTAACGAAATTCATCCCGAATCGGGTGGGTTTAGTTTTGGCAGCAAAACAGCAATGTGGAACGATCGCGGCCATACGGGAAGATTGTTCGATGCTACAGGCAATGAAGTCTCCAGTTATACCTACGGAGGGTAA
- a CDS encoding alpha/beta hydrolase-fold protein, whose protein sequence is MAYCRRYFRFDSNILQREMEVLHFGDSGYPMLLFPSSNGRFFDAEDRGLITALQQHLDMGWTQIFCVDSLDWDTLLAPELTIAERRHRWLALEQHWLKEFIPYVCDEAQNDFLVTAGCSLGATHALNMALRHPQIVRRCIAIAGAYNLSNLPGIAEFNREEADRELYFINPITYMANMMRERWLELGGANTDLKLLTTQHDRHLSEHLHLGQIFDRNGITHHLEIWHGSSDWSVWQAQLAAFA, encoded by the coding sequence ATGGCCTATTGTCGTCGATATTTCCGTTTTGATTCCAATATTCTGCAACGGGAGATGGAAGTGTTGCATTTTGGTGACTCTGGCTATCCGATGCTCTTATTTCCCTCCAGCAATGGGCGCTTTTTTGATGCCGAAGATCGGGGATTAATTACCGCTCTCCAACAGCATTTGGATATGGGATGGACTCAGATCTTTTGTGTTGATAGCTTAGATTGGGACACTCTATTAGCTCCAGAGTTAACCATTGCCGAGCGTCGCCATCGTTGGCTAGCCCTAGAACAACACTGGTTAAAAGAGTTTATTCCTTATGTTTGCGATGAAGCACAAAATGATTTTTTAGTGACTGCAGGTTGTTCTTTGGGGGCAACTCATGCCTTAAATATGGCTCTGCGCCATCCACAAATTGTTCGTCGCTGTATTGCGATCGCCGGCGCCTACAATCTATCTAATCTTCCAGGAATTGCAGAGTTTAATCGAGAAGAAGCCGATCGCGAACTTTACTTTATCAATCCCATTACTTATATGGCAAATATGATGCGCGAGCGCTGGTTGGAATTAGGGGGTGCGAATACAGATTTGAAACTGTTGACGACGCAACACGATCGCCATCTTTCCGAACATTTACACTTAGGTCAAATCTTCGATCGCAATGGGATTACCCATCATTTAGAGATTTGGCACGGCAGTTCGGATTGGTCGGTTTGGCAAGCTCAATTGGCAGCCTTTGCCTAA
- the pruA gene encoding L-glutamate gamma-semialdehyde dehydrogenase, translating to MVAQVENLTYESHTQAIAKELLQAQGEKRSIFAQMRDRMRWDDKLLDWAMSNPGLRVQLFRFIDCLPALRSKAEVARHLQEYMTAEAVELPSALKGILNFTNADSMAGQVAATTVSTAVETLARKYIAGETIRQVLKTVENLRKEKMAFTLDLLGEAVITETEAKAYLEGYVELIDRLTEAAGRWKTIPQIDEADGEPLPKVQVSVKLTAFYSQFDPLDAEGSKQRVIERIRTLLRHAEEKGAAIHFDMEQYVYKDITFAILKELLLEEEFQTRTDIGVTLQAYLRESEADLKGLIAWAKERGNPITIRLVKGAYWDQETIKAVQHDWPQPVFDDKAATDANFELLTQLLLENHEYLNAAIGSHNVRSQARAIAIAEALQIPRRRIEYQVLYGMGDRLAKAMVDRGLRVRMYAPYGSLLPGMAYLIRRLLENTANSSFLRQSEENRPIEELIAPPVVENRESRAQKTTVFRNAANTDYAQVANRERAQAALEEVRPQLGKTILPYINGEFVETTNSVNSVNPSDPTELIAKLGLASMEQAESAISAAKAAFPGWKATPATQRARILRKAADLMEERRAEISVWVMLEVGKVLQQVDAEVSEAIDFCRYYADEMERLDRGHNYDIAGENNRLSYQPKGIALVISPWNFPIAITTGMTVAALVTGNCVILKPAEVSSAIAAQLRDILIEAGIPRGVFQYLPAKGSTVGAHLVKHKDVHAIAFTGSQEVGCQIYANAAILQPGQKHMKRVIAEMGGKNAIIVDESSDLDQAVQGVVDSAFGYSGQKCSACSRAIVLEPVYDAFLERFVEATRSLNVGPADRACTTVGPVVDEASMKRIREYIAIGKQEATVALEMLAPNVSDSKEGYYVGPTIFQDVSPTARIAQEEIFGPVVAVMKAKTFQEALDIANNTNFALTGGLYSRTPSHIDRAMAEFEVGNLYINRNTTGAIVSRQPFGGFKLSGVGSKAGGPDYLLQFLEPRAIAENIQRQGFAPIAGNE from the coding sequence GTGGTAGCACAAGTCGAAAATTTAACCTACGAGAGCCACACCCAGGCGATCGCCAAAGAACTGCTGCAAGCCCAAGGCGAAAAACGCTCGATCTTTGCCCAGATGCGCGATCGCATGCGCTGGGATGACAAGCTTCTAGACTGGGCTATGAGTAACCCAGGGTTGCGAGTGCAATTATTCCGTTTTATTGATTGTTTGCCAGCATTGCGCTCCAAGGCAGAGGTGGCCCGGCATTTGCAGGAATACATGACGGCGGAGGCGGTGGAGTTGCCGAGCGCATTGAAAGGAATCCTTAATTTTACCAATGCTGACTCCATGGCCGGACAAGTTGCAGCAACCACGGTGTCTACAGCCGTGGAAACTTTGGCCCGGAAGTATATTGCGGGGGAAACGATTCGGCAAGTATTGAAAACTGTAGAAAATCTGCGCAAGGAGAAGATGGCGTTTACCTTGGATTTACTGGGGGAAGCGGTCATTACGGAAACCGAAGCGAAAGCCTATTTGGAAGGCTATGTGGAGTTAATCGATCGCCTCACCGAAGCGGCAGGACGGTGGAAAACAATTCCGCAGATCGACGAAGCGGATGGAGAACCGCTACCAAAAGTGCAAGTTTCGGTGAAGCTGACAGCGTTTTATTCCCAGTTCGATCCTCTCGATGCGGAAGGCTCGAAGCAACGGGTTATAGAGCGCATTCGCACGCTCTTGCGCCACGCCGAAGAGAAGGGAGCGGCGATCCATTTTGATATGGAGCAGTATGTTTATAAGGATATTACCTTCGCAATTCTGAAAGAGCTGTTGCTAGAAGAAGAGTTTCAGACTCGCACGGATATTGGAGTGACGCTGCAAGCTTATCTGCGAGAGTCGGAAGCCGATTTAAAGGGCTTGATTGCTTGGGCCAAAGAGCGCGGAAATCCGATTACGATTCGTTTAGTTAAAGGAGCGTATTGGGATCAAGAGACAATTAAAGCGGTGCAACATGACTGGCCGCAACCGGTGTTTGATGATAAGGCGGCTACGGATGCAAATTTTGAACTGTTGACGCAATTATTACTGGAAAATCACGAGTATCTGAATGCGGCGATTGGGTCTCATAACGTGCGATCGCAAGCGAGAGCCATTGCCATTGCCGAAGCCTTGCAGATTCCGCGCCGTCGCATTGAATACCAGGTCTTGTACGGAATGGGCGATCGCTTGGCGAAAGCAATGGTGGATCGAGGATTGCGGGTGCGCATGTATGCTCCCTATGGCAGTTTGCTTCCGGGGATGGCGTATCTGATTCGCCGGTTATTGGAAAATACCGCCAATAGTTCATTCTTGCGCCAAAGTGAAGAAAATCGACCCATTGAGGAATTGATTGCCCCTCCAGTCGTGGAGAACCGAGAATCTCGAGCGCAGAAAACCACAGTGTTCCGGAATGCGGCGAATACGGACTACGCGCAAGTGGCGAACCGAGAACGGGCGCAAGCGGCTCTGGAAGAAGTGCGTCCTCAGCTCGGAAAGACAATTTTGCCCTATATTAATGGGGAGTTTGTGGAAACAACCAATAGCGTTAACTCGGTCAATCCTTCCGACCCCACGGAGTTAATTGCTAAACTGGGCTTGGCTTCGATGGAACAAGCGGAGAGTGCCATTAGTGCGGCGAAAGCTGCATTTCCCGGTTGGAAGGCAACTCCGGCAACCCAACGGGCGCGGATTTTGCGCAAAGCTGCGGATTTGATGGAGGAGCGCCGAGCAGAAATTTCTGTCTGGGTGATGCTGGAAGTAGGGAAAGTCCTGCAACAGGTAGATGCAGAGGTTTCCGAGGCGATCGATTTTTGTCGCTATTATGCGGACGAGATGGAACGGCTCGATCGCGGCCATAATTACGATATTGCTGGAGAGAATAACCGTCTGAGTTATCAGCCGAAAGGAATAGCCTTAGTGATTTCGCCCTGGAACTTTCCCATTGCCATTACCACGGGGATGACGGTGGCAGCTCTGGTAACCGGAAATTGCGTTATTTTGAAGCCCGCAGAGGTGAGTAGCGCGATCGCAGCGCAATTGCGAGATATCCTGATTGAAGCGGGTATTCCTCGGGGCGTGTTCCAATATTTACCGGCGAAAGGCTCGACGGTGGGCGCTCATTTGGTCAAACATAAAGACGTTCATGCGATCGCCTTTACCGGGTCTCAGGAAGTGGGCTGTCAGATTTATGCCAATGCTGCCATTCTGCAACCGGGACAAAAACACATGAAGCGCGTCATTGCCGAAATGGGCGGTAAGAATGCAATTATCGTGGATGAGAGTTCTGATTTAGACCAAGCCGTACAGGGTGTGGTGGATTCTGCCTTTGGCTATAGCGGGCAAAAATGTTCGGCCTGCTCCCGAGCGATCGTGCTGGAACCCGTGTATGATGCCTTCTTAGAGCGGTTTGTGGAAGCAACTAGGTCTTTAAATGTGGGGCCTGCCGACCGTGCATGTACTACGGTGGGGCCGGTAGTCGATGAGGCATCGATGAAACGGATTCGGGAGTATATTGCGATCGGGAAACAGGAAGCTACGGTAGCTCTGGAGATGCTCGCTCCCAATGTTTCGGACTCCAAGGAAGGCTATTATGTCGGGCCGACGATCTTCCAAGATGTTTCCCCAACAGCCAGAATTGCCCAGGAAGAGATTTTCGGTCCGGTGGTGGCGGTGATGAAAGCCAAAACCTTCCAGGAGGCGCTGGATATTGCCAATAATACTAATTTTGCCCTGACTGGCGGTCTCTATTCTCGGACTCCCAGCCATATCGACCGAGCGATGGCCGAGTTTGAGGTGGGCAATTTGTATATTAACCGCAATACGACCGGGGCGATCGTCTCTCGGCAACCCTTTGGCGGCTTTAAGCTCTCGGGAGTGGGGTCTAAAGCAGGCGGCCCGGATTACTTGTTGCAGTTCCTCGAACCTCGCGCGATCGCGGAAAATATCCAGCGGCAAGGATTTGCCCCAATTGCTGGGAACGAGTAA
- the fmt gene encoding methionyl-tRNA formyltransferase has translation MNVIFMGTPQFALPTLQQLLDRPEFNVLGVVTQPDKRRGRGGKQTPSAVKALALDRELPVWQPQRIKKDAEVLATLEAMEADVFVVVAYGQILSARILQMPKLGCINVHGSILPQYRGAAPIQWALYHGERETGITTMLMNEGMDTGDMLLTATTPISLSDNSATLSQRLAQMGAELLVETLLKLPDMTPIPQDDTLATYAPLIRKEDYGLDWNKPALQLHHQVQGFFPSCLTSFRDRPLKVIETVPFATEKDSELPDEYRALMQQLQDLPPDAAKPGEIVILAKKLGPIVQTGQGFLLLRQVQAAGKRPQSGVDLANGARIQIGELLI, from the coding sequence ATGAATGTTATTTTTATGGGTACGCCTCAGTTTGCGCTGCCAACCCTGCAACAATTGTTAGATCGTCCGGAATTTAACGTGCTGGGAGTGGTAACTCAACCGGACAAGCGACGGGGACGAGGGGGAAAACAGACGCCTTCAGCCGTGAAAGCTTTGGCACTCGATCGCGAGCTACCCGTTTGGCAACCGCAACGGATTAAAAAGGATGCAGAGGTTTTGGCGACTCTGGAAGCTATGGAGGCTGATGTATTTGTGGTGGTGGCTTATGGACAAATTTTATCGGCGAGAATTTTGCAGATGCCGAAGTTGGGGTGCATTAACGTTCACGGTTCTATTTTACCTCAATATCGCGGAGCGGCACCTATCCAGTGGGCGTTGTACCATGGGGAGCGCGAAACCGGTATTACCACGATGCTGATGAATGAGGGGATGGATACGGGGGATATGTTGCTAACGGCGACGACGCCTATCTCGCTTTCGGATAATAGCGCGACTCTGTCCCAGCGGTTGGCGCAGATGGGAGCGGAGCTGTTGGTAGAAACGTTGCTGAAATTACCCGATATGACTCCCATTCCTCAAGATGATACTTTGGCGACTTACGCCCCACTAATTCGCAAAGAAGATTATGGTTTAGATTGGAATAAACCTGCCTTACAGTTACATCATCAGGTACAAGGATTTTTTCCCAGTTGCTTAACCTCATTTCGCGATCGCCCGTTGAAGGTCATCGAAACCGTTCCTTTTGCTACAGAAAAAGATAGTGAATTGCCGGACGAATATCGCGCGCTAATGCAGCAACTCCAAGATCTGCCTCCAGATGCCGCAAAGCCTGGCGAAATAGTGATTCTAGCCAAAAAGCTCGGCCCTATCGTGCAAACCGGACAAGGATTTTTGTTACTCCGCCAAGTGCAAGCTGCGGGCAAACGACCTCAGTCTGGAGTCGATCTGGCTAACGGAGCGCGAATTCAAATAGGAGAACTCTTGATTTAA
- a CDS encoding glutamate-5-semialdehyde dehydrogenase: MTLSNALLEEIGHSYQASLTLALTPSAIRDRALEAMARMLEESLDRILEANTLDLETSREMAVPDLVLEWLKLTPERLQNTIEIFQHLARSADPLQEVMGAANRVEQGQTYGRRMPVGVVALVYEAFPELGAIAAGLCMKTGNSLILRGGSESSHTNAAIAQALQLALDEVGLPPTVLLDLPSEQGAPIREIVRQDRYINLIIPYGRPSLVEQVVQQATAPVLRSAMGNCYLYWGCSGNLDIVRDLIIDSHASEPDPVNAIEKVLIDRTQSATAITSLWKALKEKGFELRGDTDLAATYGELKLAEPSEWSQPYLDKIVSFKMVESLDMAIAWMNQYSSGHANCLVTQSYSESQQFAFGINSASIFINTSPRFYRYPSRGNDVFLGMSNQKGFRRGLINLEALTTVKYIIQGNR, encoded by the coding sequence ATGACTTTATCCAATGCTCTGTTGGAGGAGATAGGGCACTCCTATCAAGCCTCCTTAACTCTAGCACTCACTCCGAGCGCGATTCGCGATCGCGCCCTAGAAGCGATGGCCCGGATGTTAGAAGAGTCCCTCGATCGCATTTTGGAGGCGAATACTCTAGATCTAGAAACCTCTCGGGAGATGGCCGTTCCCGATCTAGTTTTAGAGTGGCTGAAACTGACGCCAGAGAGACTACAAAATACCATAGAGATCTTCCAACATCTGGCCCGATCTGCCGACCCCTTACAAGAAGTTATGGGGGCTGCTAATCGGGTAGAACAGGGACAAACTTACGGCCGGCGAATGCCTGTCGGGGTAGTTGCTTTGGTGTACGAAGCGTTTCCAGAACTCGGAGCGATCGCGGCTGGACTATGCATGAAAACTGGAAATAGCCTGATTTTGCGTGGAGGAAGCGAATCCTCTCATACAAACGCGGCGATCGCGCAAGCATTGCAACTGGCTCTGGACGAGGTGGGATTGCCGCCAACCGTACTGCTGGATTTGCCTTCAGAACAAGGTGCTCCAATTCGCGAGATCGTGCGGCAAGATCGATACATTAATCTGATTATTCCTTACGGCAGACCTTCTTTAGTCGAGCAAGTGGTTCAACAAGCAACGGCTCCAGTCTTGCGATCGGCCATGGGAAATTGCTATCTGTATTGGGGATGCTCTGGAAATCTCGATATCGTTCGGGATTTGATTATCGACTCCCACGCTAGCGAACCGGATCCGGTGAATGCGATCGAAAAAGTACTGATCGATCGCACCCAAAGCGCCACAGCAATAACCTCCCTATGGAAAGCCTTAAAAGAGAAAGGGTTTGAGCTGCGCGGCGATACGGATTTAGCCGCCACCTATGGGGAATTGAAACTCGCAGAGCCAAGCGAATGGAGTCAACCCTATTTAGACAAGATTGTCAGCTTTAAGATGGTTGAGAGTTTAGACATGGCGATCGCCTGGATGAATCAATACAGTAGCGGCCATGCCAACTGTTTGGTCACTCAATCGTACAGCGAAAGCCAACAATTTGCATTTGGTATCAATAGCGCTTCAATATTTATCAATACTAGTCCCCGCTTCTATCGCTATCCTTCTCGAGGGAATGATGTCTTTTTAGGCATGTCCAACCAAAAAGGATTTCGGCGAGGATTGATTAACTTAGAAGCACTAACTACGGTGAAATACATTATTCAAGGGAATCGGTAA
- a CDS encoding metal ABC transporter permease yields the protein MIFETEIERAIALLQFPFMQRALIGGILAGVMGGLLGSFTVVRQLSFFSNALGHSALLGISIGLLFGIEPSSVILPFCVLFALVVTYFLEHTELWTDALLNMIHAGSLAIAIILLSFIGQYKGGINNLLFGDILAISSSDRAIGIILLCICVAFVSLTLRTQMAIALHEPMAIARGISVSAHRTAFIVLLSLVIGVSIKAIGVLLVSAFIVIPASTARLLCNNFTNYVLFSALLGALSAILGIVLSALFNLPSGPSIVIMQLVLFAIAFCNSLRDRKESEEELQRHRDIQRSS from the coding sequence ATGATATTTGAAACCGAAATAGAACGAGCGATCGCACTTCTGCAATTTCCGTTTATGCAACGGGCATTAATTGGCGGCATTTTAGCCGGAGTTATGGGAGGATTGCTCGGCAGTTTTACCGTCGTCAGGCAGCTCTCATTTTTTAGCAATGCACTGGGGCATTCCGCACTGCTGGGAATTAGTATCGGCTTGCTTTTTGGAATCGAACCTTCATCAGTTATCTTGCCATTTTGTGTCTTATTTGCCTTAGTGGTGACCTACTTTCTGGAGCATACAGAATTATGGACGGATGCCCTGTTGAACATGATTCACGCAGGCTCCTTAGCCATCGCCATTATTCTCCTCAGCTTTATCGGCCAGTATAAAGGCGGGATAAATAACTTGCTCTTTGGGGATATTTTAGCCATCAGCTCTAGCGATCGCGCCATCGGTATTATCCTCCTCTGTATTTGTGTTGCTTTTGTCAGCTTAACCCTGCGTACGCAGATGGCGATCGCCTTGCACGAACCCATGGCGATCGCTCGTGGCATCTCGGTTTCCGCCCATCGCACTGCTTTTATCGTCCTCCTCTCCCTCGTTATTGGCGTTTCGATAAAAGCCATTGGCGTACTCTTAGTTAGCGCCTTTATCGTCATCCCTGCCAGCACGGCTCGCCTACTCTGTAATAATTTTACCAATTATGTCCTCTTCTCCGCACTGTTAGGGGCCCTCAGTGCAATTTTAGGGATCGTTCTCTCTGCCCTATTTAACTTGCCTTCGGGCCCCAGTATTGTCATCATGCAACTGGTACTCTTCGCGATCGCGTTCTGCAATAGTTTACGCGATCGCAAAGAGTCTGAGGAAGAACTACAGAGGCACAGAGACATACAGAGGAGTTCTTAA